GCCTTCGCGGGCGGCGTACTCCCGGAAGTCGACGTCGCCACCCGGGATGTAGAGCGAGACGGCGATCGCCGGCACGTCGAAGAAGGTCGCCTCGACGGCGGCGCTGATGGTGCCCGAGCGCCCGAGAACGTATTCGCCGAGGTTCGCGCCCTGATTGCAGCCAGAGACCACGAGGTCGACGTCCTCACAGAGCGAGCCGAGACCTGCAACCACGCAGTCGGCGGGCGTGCCCCGGACGGCGTGGCCGCGGTCGTGCTCCTCGACGACGACGCGGCTGGAGAGCGTGCGCCCGACGGCGCTCTGGTCCTCGGCGGGTGCGACGACCGTGACCTCGTGGTCGGCGAGCGCATCGGCGAGCACCCCGATTCCCGTGCTCTCGATGCCGTCGTCGTTCGTCAGCAGGATGTGCATACCACGTGTGCGGTGGGCGCTCGCAAAAGCACACCGCTAAGGGCCATCGGCGGGCGAGTCGGGCGAAAGCCTCAGACGGGAATTCGGTCGACGACCGTCTCGTCGTCGACGACGAGATTGTACGATCCCTCGTCGTCGTTCCAGAGCACGAGCACGTTCTCGAATTCGAGGAGTGCGCCGTAGTCGGCGTCCGAAAGCGCCCGATTGAGCGCCGTCTCGCGGGTGAGCACCGCGTAGTGGTCGACCGCCTCGCTGCCGTCGCTGATCTTGAAGAGGGGATTACCATCCGACAGCGAGTGACTGAGTTTCGCGGCGATGCAGTCGACGCGACTGGAGACGTGGCGCTCGCTCTCGGCCATCTTCGCCACCCGGTTCGGGTCGGGTGTGAACTCGATGCGCCGTTTTCCGTCCGTGCGAAGAACCGAGTACGAATACTGGACGTCGACGTTGACGAATGCACTCCCCTCATCGGCGGCCGCGGCGAGGCGGCGCTGGAAGGGCGGCACGTCGAGGTCGCCCTGCACGTCGAACGACCAGCCCCTGTCGGTCGGGACGTGGCCGGGCCAGAGGCGGACGGTCGGTGCGTACGCCGTCGCCGGGCCATCGTCACAGAGCGCGCGCTCGATCTTCCGAAGACCGATCGACGTCTCGCGGTCGGCTGGCGCGACGGCGACGAGCGAGCCGTCGGGCGCAAGCACATCGAGATAGCGCTCCGTGACCCCGACCGGGTCGTCGAGTTCGCTCAGCACGTTCGCCAGCATCACGAGGTCGTATTCGCCGTCGAAACCGAACGCCTCGGCGCTCGTGCGATGAACGGTCGGATGGAAATTCTTTCCAGTAGTATCGAGCAGCGCTTCAAGCACGTCCGCGGCGTCGCTCGGTTCGACCGCATGATACTCACAGAGCGCCTCGTCGGGGAGGAAGTCGGCGAGACCGAGCGCCGGTCCGCCGACGCCAGCGCCCACGTCGAGCACCCGGAGGTGATGGTCGAGCAGGCCGTCACGCGCGAGGTCGGCGAGAACATACTGGATGGTCGCGTAGTAATCGGGAAGGTGGTAGATGGCGTAGGCGAGCGCCGTCTCGCGGTCGTAGTGTACCGACTCGCCGGCGAAATACGATTCCTTGACTTCTCGAATCCGCTCGCGGAGGCGCTCGCCCGACTCGCCCGTCGGCCAGCCGGCCCCGTACTCGTCGACGAGCAGGTCTTCGAGCGCTCTGGCGTGCGGTTCGGGCAGTACTGCGACGCCAGCGAAATCGGTTGTGATTGGCTCCCCGGAGGCGGGCACGAAGGTGCCGTCGTCGCGTTCGACGAGCGCGAGCTCGGGGGCCGACTCGCGGAGCACCTCGCGGACGACGGCGGGATGAGGACGACCGGAAACGTACTCGTGGATCTCCTCGGGATCGATGGGTCGCACCTCTCGGAGGTAGTTCGCGTTCGCGCGGACCGCCGCGCGCTGGTCGTCGTTCATCGCTTCTCGCGCGCCTCACGGTACAGCTCCTCGATTCCTGCCCCGTCGGCATCGGCGATGCGTGCGGCGGCCTCGGCGACCGCCCCCGCACCGTCGAAGCGCTCTTGAATCTCGCCGTAGACTGCCGGCGACCCCGAGAGGACCTGCCCAGCGAGTTCGTCGAGCGGGCCGGAAATCGGGGTGTGAAACTCCTCACGGACGTCTTCGGCGGCGAGCGCGTAGGCGAGCACGGCCGCGTGCGCGCCGGCCTGGACCGTCTCCATCGCCCGATCGTGCTCTGCGGCGCTGGTCTCGAAGAGCGTGTTTTCGGCGGCGAGCGCCGCTCGGATTTCGTCGGTCGCCGGGCCGGCGGCGTCGGCGACCACCGCGATGCGGCCGGGGGCGTTTTCGGGCGCGAAGAGCGGGTGGAGGCTCAGTCGCTCGCGGTCGGGGGCGTGGGTTCCCATTGCAGCGAGCGGTTCGGCCATGCTCCCGGTGACGTCGACCACGGCGCGCTCGGCCCGCGGCGCGTGCTCGGCGATGGCGTCTTCGGCGGCGGACATCGGCACGGCGAAACAGACGGTATCGAACCGCTCGTCGGTATCGAGCGCCGTCGATTTCGCGTCGAGCCGTTCGGCGACCGCCGCGGCTTGCTCGGGGTCGGTGTCGGTGACGGCGATTTCGGTCGTTCCGGCGAGCGCGCGGGCGAACCACTCGCCCATCGTGCCAGCGCCGACGACGAGAAGAGTCATTGAGTGTGTGTTTCGGCGGCGGGCAAAAGCCCCTTCGAGTGGTCCCGACTACTCGACGCGGAGGCGTTTCGGGTAGTCGGTGAGGTTCTCGTAGCCATCCTCCGTGACGAGCACGAAGTCCTCGACGCGCACGCCGCCGACGTCCGGATGGTAGAGACCGGGTTCGATGGTGATGACGTTGCCCGCTTCGAGTTCGCCACCCTCGAAACTCAGGCTCGGCATCTCGTGGACCGCGAGCCCGACGCCGTGACCGGTTCCGTGGATGAAACCCGTCTCGGTCTCGGGGTCGTCCTTGAGTGTCGGCTCGCCGGCATCCTCGTAGACGTCACAGACCGCGTCGTGGACCGCCTCGCCCGTCGCGCCCGGCTCCACCACGTCGAGCGCCGCCTCCAGCGCCTCCTCCGAGAGGTCGTACCACTGCTCCACTCTCTCGCTCGGCTCACCCTTGACGAACGTCCGCGTCATGTCGGCGTGATACCCTGTACTAGTGCTCTGCGGAAAGATGTCGACGATGATAGGTTCGTCGGCGGGGAGGGGACCGCTGCCGTCGTTGTGCGGGTCGGCGGCGTCGGCACCGCCGGCGACGATGGTCTCGCCGGAGGTGTAGCCGTGCTGGAGCAGCGTCGTCTCGACGGCGGTCTTGACGCGCTCGGACGTGAACGGCTCGCCGTCGGTGACGAGCCGGCCGTCCTCGATGTCGGCCCCGTGGATGGCGTTCTCGGCGGCGACCATCGCGCGCTCGTTGACCCGTTGGGCTTCCCGCATCTTCTCGATTTCCTCGTCGGTCTTGACCGCACGGATGTCGACGAGGACGCCGTCTTCCTCGGCGGTCACGTCGACATCCTGCTCGCGGAGTCCGTCGGCGGTCCCGACCGGGAACCGCTCCGGGACGAGCAGCGAGTCGACGTCGTGGTCGTCGAGAAAGCGTCCGAGCATCTCGGTACCTGCCTCGCGCCCGCCGGCGTCGTCAGCGTAGTCGGCGTGCCGAGAGACGGTCGCGGCGCGGCTCTCGGTCTTCGCGCGGCCGTATTCGAGCGCCGACACCAGAAGGTGGGTGTCGCCGTCGTAGAGCGTGACGAAGGGGTCGGGTGCGACGAACCCGGAAAGGTAGCGCTGGTCGGGGTCGTCGGAATCGGCATC
This region of Halococcus sediminicola genomic DNA includes:
- the surE gene encoding 5'/3'-nucleotidase SurE, giving the protein MHILLTNDDGIESTGIGVLADALADHEVTVVAPAEDQSAVGRTLSSRVVVEEHDRGHAVRGTPADCVVAGLGSLCEDVDLVVSGCNQGANLGEYVLGRSGTISAAVEATFFDVPAIAVSLYIPGGDVDFREYAAREGEYDEAVRATTHLVGNALGDGIFEQADYLNVNAPVPEVNGDERAGMEITHPSKVYEMTAVAGEEGLTLRDRIWGRMADGEIPDPEGSDRRAVFEGRVSVSPLTAPHTTERHDALDVLAESYGEQPSRR
- a CDS encoding small ribosomal subunit Rsm22 family protein, whose protein sequence is MNDDQRAAVRANANYLREVRPIDPEEIHEYVSGRPHPAVVREVLRESAPELALVERDDGTFVPASGEPITTDFAGVAVLPEPHARALEDLLVDEYGAGWPTGESGERLRERIREVKESYFAGESVHYDRETALAYAIYHLPDYYATIQYVLADLARDGLLDHHLRVLDVGAGVGGPALGLADFLPDEALCEYHAVEPSDAADVLEALLDTTGKNFHPTVHRTSAEAFGFDGEYDLVMLANVLSELDDPVGVTERYLDVLAPDGSLVAVAPADRETSIGLRKIERALCDDGPATAYAPTVRLWPGHVPTDRGWSFDVQGDLDVPPFQRRLAAAADEGSAFVNVDVQYSYSVLRTDGKRRIEFTPDPNRVAKMAESERHVSSRVDCIAAKLSHSLSDGNPLFKISDGSEAVDHYAVLTRETALNRALSDADYGALLEFENVLVLWNDDEGSYNLVVDDETVVDRIPV
- a CDS encoding prephenate dehydrogenase/arogenate dehydrogenase family protein, whose product is MTLLVVGAGTMGEWFARALAGTTEIAVTDTDPEQAAAVAERLDAKSTALDTDERFDTVCFAVPMSAAEDAIAEHAPRAERAVVDVTGSMAEPLAAMGTHAPDRERLSLHPLFAPENAPGRIAVVADAAGPATDEIRAALAAENTLFETSAAEHDRAMETVQAGAHAAVLAYALAAEDVREEFHTPISGPLDELAGQVLSGSPAVYGEIQERFDGAGAVAEAAARIADADGAGIEELYREAREKR
- a CDS encoding M24 family metallopeptidase, yielding MDPDLAALDAELAEYDADGYLLDADSDDPDQRYLSGFVAPDPFVTLYDGDTHLLVSALEYGRAKTESRAATVSRHADYADDAGGREAGTEMLGRFLDDHDVDSLLVPERFPVGTADGLREQDVDVTAEEDGVLVDIRAVKTDEEIEKMREAQRVNERAMVAAENAIHGADIEDGRLVTDGEPFTSERVKTAVETTLLQHGYTSGETIVAGGADAADPHNDGSGPLPADEPIIVDIFPQSTSTGYHADMTRTFVKGEPSERVEQWYDLSEEALEAALDVVEPGATGEAVHDAVCDVYEDAGEPTLKDDPETETGFIHGTGHGVGLAVHEMPSLSFEGGELEAGNVITIEPGLYHPDVGGVRVEDFVLVTEDGYENLTDYPKRLRVE